In the Nitrospirota bacterium genome, one interval contains:
- the recN gene encoding DNA repair protein RecN, which yields MLRELRIKNLAIIEDATAEFGAGLNVLTGETGAGKSIIISALSLALGERATSTIIRSGEKEGTVQAFFDIKPGAFNRSFETFLRDSGVEADEGIILTRNISSAGKSKAYINDSMINLQTLSDASSALIDIHGQFEHQSLLAAEKQLELLDLHGGLHKERQEVSDLYERMSGLRQKISALAQRDKERLQRIDMLQFQIKEIESAGVKPGEEEELEEETKILSSAVRLAELANRAYDSIYSLDSACITNLSSVINDLKEISVIDSRAGEALKSAEDAMPLLEEASYFLRDYKDGINFDPARLEEVQERLELIKRLKKKYGETLQDVIDKRESALIELEELQHSEEMLDSLKKELDDARQRLTEKAQELSKKRKAVAKKLEPKIIEELSKLSMPDTQFLISITQQQGDDTSDGSSMGIDEIEFLISPNVGETLKPLSKIASGGELSRVMLALKGIMSDGDNIPVLVFDEIDAGIGGKAAETVGKRLKDLSSMHQVICITHLPQIASYADIHLKIEKKTEKGKTRVRINRVEKDARVEEIARMLSGEISDVSLKHAKEMLKAKQN from the coding sequence ATGCTGCGTGAACTCCGAATAAAGAACCTCGCTATAATTGAAGATGCCACGGCAGAATTCGGTGCAGGGCTCAATGTCCTTACAGGCGAAACAGGCGCTGGCAAGTCAATAATAATATCCGCATTATCACTTGCCCTCGGCGAGAGAGCGACCAGCACCATCATTCGAAGCGGCGAAAAAGAGGGGACAGTGCAGGCCTTCTTTGATATCAAACCAGGGGCATTTAATAGATCGTTTGAGACATTCTTGCGGGATTCAGGCGTTGAGGCTGATGAAGGCATAATCCTTACGAGGAATATCTCATCAGCCGGAAAGAGCAAGGCGTATATCAATGATTCCATGATCAACCTTCAGACGCTCTCGGATGCAAGCAGCGCGCTCATTGATATCCACGGACAGTTCGAGCACCAATCCCTTCTCGCAGCGGAAAAACAGCTTGAGCTTCTTGACCTTCACGGCGGGCTGCATAAAGAGCGGCAGGAGGTTTCTGATCTCTATGAAAGAATGAGCGGCTTAAGGCAGAAGATCTCCGCGCTGGCTCAGAGGGATAAAGAGAGGCTCCAGCGGATTGATATGCTCCAGTTCCAGATCAAAGAGATCGAGTCAGCCGGGGTTAAACCCGGGGAAGAAGAGGAACTTGAGGAGGAGACAAAGATACTCAGCAGCGCGGTGCGGCTGGCTGAGCTTGCGAACCGGGCTTATGACTCTATCTATTCTCTGGATTCCGCCTGCATAACAAACCTCTCATCAGTGATCAATGACCTCAAAGAGATATCTGTCATAGACTCACGCGCAGGAGAGGCGCTTAAGTCTGCGGAGGATGCGATGCCGCTTCTTGAAGAGGCTTCATACTTTCTCAGGGACTATAAGGACGGCATAAATTTCGATCCCGCAAGGCTTGAGGAGGTTCAGGAGAGGCTTGAACTGATAAAGCGGCTGAAGAAGAAATATGGTGAAACTCTTCAGGATGTCATTGATAAAAGAGAGAGCGCGCTGATAGAGCTTGAGGAGCTTCAGCATTCCGAAGAGATGTTAGACAGTCTTAAAAAGGAGCTTGATGATGCCAGGCAGAGGCTGACGGAAAAGGCGCAGGAGCTTTCAAAGAAGCGGAAGGCGGTTGCAAAAAAACTTGAGCCGAAGATAATAGAGGAACTTTCAAAGCTCTCCATGCCTGACACTCAATTCTTAATAAGCATCACACAGCAGCAGGGCGATGATACTTCGGACGGTTCATCAATGGGTATTGATGAGATAGAATTTCTGATATCTCCGAATGTCGGCGAAACGCTCAAGCCTCTCTCAAAGATAGCATCCGGCGGCGAGCTTTCAAGAGTGATGCTTGCGTTAAAGGGCATCATGTCTGACGGCGACAATATTCCTGTATTGGTATTTGACGAGATAGATGCCGGCATCGGCGGCAAGGCTGCCGAGACTGTGGGCAAAAGGCTGAAGGACCTTTCATCCATGCATCAGGTGATATGCATAACGCACCTTCCGCAGATAGCATCATACGCTGATATTCATCTCAAGATAGAGAAGAAGACAGAGAAGGGCAAGACCAGGGTCAGGATAAATCGGGTGGAGAAGGATGCCCGGGTCGAGGAGATCGCCCGCATGCTCAGCGGTGAAATATCAGATGTGTCATTGAAGCACGCGAAAGAGATGCTCAAAGCAAAACAGAATTAA
- a CDS encoding PIN domain-containing protein, giving the protein MQKADNAESYVLDTSAIFALWNDEQGADTVEHILHSGAPVLVSFMTIMEGRYRLWKNAGKEASDEFSKYISLLPVRRIDMTNAIFENAIEIKAANSLSVCDSWIIATAIATKSILVHKDPEFEQVKKIVQLKTLPYKSSRTK; this is encoded by the coding sequence ATGCAAAAGGCAGATAACGCAGAATCCTACGTCCTGGATACGTCTGCCATCTTTGCTCTCTGGAACGATGAGCAGGGGGCCGATACTGTGGAGCATATTCTGCATTCCGGAGCGCCGGTGCTGGTCTCTTTCATGACTATTATGGAAGGGCGCTACAGACTTTGGAAGAATGCCGGCAAAGAAGCCTCGGACGAGTTTTCTAAATATATCTCTCTGCTTCCGGTCAGACGGATAGATATGACTAATGCAATATTTGAAAACGCAATAGAGATTAAGGCTGCCAATAGCCTGTCGGTATGCGACAGCTGGATTATTGCAACCGCCATCGCCACAAAATCCATCCTCGTACATAAAGATCCTGAATTCGAGCAAGTCAAGAAAATAGTCCAGCTAAAAACTTTGCCATATAAAAGCAGCAGGACAAAATAA
- a CDS encoding AbrB/MazE/SpoVT family DNA-binding domain-containing protein has product MTTKVTTRGQVSIPAEIRKRFHIEPESKIEWSTDGDEIRIIPLPKDAVAAFRGRGRRKYSGEQFLKDRQQERKKENAKGR; this is encoded by the coding sequence ATGACGACAAAAGTAACGACAAGGGGACAGGTTTCCATACCGGCTGAAATCAGGAAGCGTTTTCACATCGAGCCGGAATCAAAGATCGAGTGGTCTACAGATGGAGACGAGATAAGAATTATCCCTCTGCCCAAGGATGCTGTGGCCGCATTCAGAGGCCGGGGCCGGAGGAAATACAGCGGTGAGCAATTTCTGAAAGACAGGCAGCAGGAAAGGAAGAAGGAAAATGCAAAAGGCAGATAA
- the ccsB gene encoding c-type cytochrome biogenesis protein CcsB, with product MSSTFFGISTGLYFIAMAVYISYVGFRKPGIAVAASGITMLGFLSQTTALALRWRDSFDFWTGSVPNSGMIESVLRSAPLRNLYESLIFFVWALIAMHLLTEFKYKNRSLGAFVLPVAALALAFIDVSGMSTEIEPLVPALQSNWLLFHVFLSFIGYAAFGVSFGAAVAYLIMITDSRNETPYIFGSVVIGIFLVVLIAMGIDYINLTAAQRGEMLQSYFLTATFKSQSGFMMALSWVAGTIFVAAVWRFGLGLKKVLGGLDLSVNMLDDITYKSIAVGFPLFTIGGVIMGAIWANSAWGTYWSWDPKETWSLITWFVYAVYLHARLVAGWRGKKAAVLAIIGFVAVIFTYLGVNLVLSGLHSYGSS from the coding sequence ATGAGCAGCACTTTCTTTGGAATATCAACGGGATTATATTTTATAGCAATGGCTGTTTACATCAGCTATGTCGGCTTCAGAAAACCGGGGATAGCTGTCGCGGCCAGCGGCATTACCATGCTGGGTTTTTTAAGCCAAACCACTGCGCTTGCGCTTAGGTGGCGTGATTCCTTTGACTTCTGGACAGGTTCAGTCCCCAACTCAGGAATGATAGAATCTGTTTTAAGAAGCGCCCCGCTGAGGAACCTTTATGAGTCGCTCATCTTCTTTGTGTGGGCATTGATAGCCATGCACTTGCTGACCGAGTTCAAATACAAGAACCGCTCTCTCGGGGCTTTTGTACTTCCTGTTGCGGCGCTTGCGCTTGCGTTCATTGATGTATCAGGTATGTCCACAGAGATCGAGCCTCTTGTCCCTGCGCTTCAGTCAAACTGGCTCCTCTTCCATGTCTTTTTGAGCTTCATAGGCTATGCCGCTTTCGGCGTCTCTTTCGGCGCTGCTGTAGCGTACCTTATAATGATAACCGACTCCAGGAATGAGACACCCTATATCTTCGGCAGCGTTGTCATCGGGATATTCCTTGTTGTGCTTATCGCCATGGGCATTGACTATATAAACCTTACTGCCGCGCAGCGCGGTGAGATGCTGCAGAGCTATTTTCTTACAGCAACATTTAAGAGCCAATCAGGGTTTATGATGGCATTAAGCTGGGTAGCAGGGACCATCTTTGTCGCGGCGGTATGGCGCTTCGGCCTCGGGCTCAAGAAGGTTCTGGGCGGACTTGACCTCAGTGTCAATATGCTTGACGATATAACCTACAAGAGCATCGCTGTCGGTTTCCCTCTCTTCACGATCGGCGGCGTCATCATGGGCGCGATCTGGGCGAACAGCGCATGGGGAACATACTGGAGCTGGGACCCGAAAGAGACCTGGTCTCTTATCACATGGTTTGTCTACGCAGTTTATCTCCACGCGCGCTTGGTCGCAGGCTGGAGAGGCAAGAAGGCCGCAGTACTCGCCATCATAGGTTTTGTTGCTGTTATCTTCACCTATCTCGGCGTTAACCTCGTGCTTTCAGGGCTTCATTCATACGGAAGTTCATAA
- a CDS encoding PIN domain-containing protein: MPVLVDTSVWIEYFRNGNDFERLDFLIDENLAVTNDLILAELVPFLKIRKQKNIIELLDNINKLQLRIKWDEIIDYQVQCLKKGANGVSIPDLVIAQNAKQNDCEVYSMDKHFKLLKNIVNIKITT; this comes from the coding sequence ATGCCGGTATTAGTTGATACCTCCGTTTGGATAGAATATTTCAGAAACGGAAATGATTTTGAAAGGCTTGATTTTTTAATAGATGAAAACCTGGCGGTTACCAACGACTTGATCCTTGCTGAATTAGTGCCATTCCTGAAGATCAGGAAACAGAAAAATATCATAGAGCTGCTGGATAATATCAATAAACTTCAACTGCGCATTAAATGGGATGAGATCATAGACTACCAGGTGCAATGTTTAAAAAAAGGAGCAAATGGAGTCAGTATTCCCGACTTGGTTATAGCTCAAAATGCTAAACAAAATGATTGCGAAGTTTATTCCATGGATAAACATTTCAAATTATTGAAGAACATTGTGAATATAAAAATTACGACGTGA
- a CDS encoding cytochrome c biogenesis protein ResB: MKEQESGLLQKVWNFCASIKLAIVVLLLLAITSIVGTVLPQEDAKAIQFLAKIVGDNTAPTLYNIFVTLDFMDMYHAWWFKLLLIIFCINLIVCSLDKLPRVWHIIQTPLHPLEEHVIKNLQIKKELKIKADIQAAKDEFLNTLKSRKYQPLEATEGDSVQLYSQKGRYTRLGVYIVHLSILLIFIGALVGSQFGFDGYLNLPEGSSSGAVYTFDGETIPLDFQVRCNWYNTTYYKGSYRPQEFQSELVVIEDGKEILTKSIEVNDPLTYKGITFYQANYGSALQMYPNLSYYPSSFGKIPVGLGAFILIVTPEGGQPQGIRLQFGESFQIPGTGIKGTIADFSPALSRDPRTDMLYTFDDQMMEPAIAIKIEEPGKAPYTGWFLKRHPETWILPGGHSIEFVEYWGMEYTGLQVSKDPGVWIIYLACIIMSLGLYVTFFMSNKKIWVRLVNEKNSVSILIGGSATKNRLSFEQEIESILSKTSEAIEARSRK, encoded by the coding sequence TTGAAAGAGCAGGAATCAGGCCTTTTACAGAAAGTATGGAACTTTTGCGCTTCTATTAAGCTTGCCATAGTAGTTCTGCTGCTGCTTGCCATAACCTCGATCGTCGGGACCGTTTTACCGCAGGAGGATGCCAAGGCCATCCAGTTTCTGGCGAAGATAGTCGGGGACAATACAGCGCCGACGCTTTATAATATTTTTGTTACGCTCGACTTTATGGACATGTACCACGCATGGTGGTTCAAGCTTCTCCTTATTATCTTCTGCATCAACCTTATAGTATGCTCGCTCGACAAGCTGCCGAGGGTATGGCACATAATCCAGACACCTCTCCATCCGCTTGAGGAGCATGTAATAAAGAACCTGCAGATAAAGAAAGAGCTGAAGATAAAGGCCGACATTCAGGCTGCCAAAGACGAGTTTCTGAACACCCTGAAATCCAGGAAGTACCAGCCGCTTGAGGCAACTGAGGGCGATTCTGTCCAGCTGTATTCACAGAAAGGAAGATATACCCGCCTTGGAGTCTATATTGTGCACTTGAGCATCCTCCTTATCTTCATCGGAGCTCTGGTCGGCTCTCAATTCGGATTTGACGGATACCTGAACCTCCCGGAGGGCAGCTCATCAGGCGCTGTATATACTTTTGACGGGGAGACGATCCCGCTTGATTTTCAGGTCAGATGCAACTGGTATAACACAACTTATTATAAAGGGAGCTACAGGCCGCAGGAGTTTCAGAGCGAGCTGGTGGTCATTGAAGACGGCAAGGAGATCCTGACAAAGTCTATCGAGGTCAATGACCCCCTTACATATAAAGGGATCACCTTTTATCAGGCTAACTATGGAAGCGCCCTGCAGATGTACCCGAACCTCTCATATTATCCGTCAAGCTTCGGCAAGATACCTGTCGGGCTGGGCGCGTTCATTCTTATTGTTACACCCGAGGGAGGCCAGCCGCAGGGCATCAGGCTTCAATTCGGCGAGTCGTTCCAGATCCCCGGCACAGGCATCAAAGGCACTATCGCGGATTTTTCACCTGCTCTCAGCCGTGACCCGCGCACTGATATGCTGTACACATTTGATGATCAGATGATGGAGCCCGCGATCGCAATTAAGATCGAGGAACCGGGCAAGGCTCCATATACCGGCTGGTTCCTTAAGCGCCATCCTGAGACATGGATCCTGCCGGGAGGGCACAGTATCGAGTTTGTAGAATACTGGGGCATGGAGTATACAGGGCTTCAGGTCTCAAAGGATCCCGGGGTATGGATTATTTACCTGGCATGCATTATTATGAGCTTGGGCCTTTATGTCACCTTCTTCATGAGCAATAAAAAGATATGGGTCAGGCTCGTTAACGAAAAGAATTCCGTCAGCATCCTGATCGGCGGTTCTGCCACAAAGAACAGGCTCTCTTTTGAGCAAGAGATAGAAAGCATATTATCTAAGACCTCTGAAGCTATCGAGGCAAGGAGCAGGAAATGA
- a CDS encoding type II toxin-antitoxin system VapB family antitoxin has product MRTTLDLPENLLEEAMKTTHIQTKTQVIITALEELIRKSKISELKKYKGKVDLNIDLDVVRGRQCRY; this is encoded by the coding sequence ATGAGAACAACACTTGATCTGCCCGAAAATTTACTCGAAGAAGCAATGAAGACCACTCACATTCAGACAAAAACCCAGGTTATTATCACTGCCCTGGAAGAGTTAATAAGAAAATCAAAGATCTCCGAGTTGAAAAAATATAAAGGGAAAGTGGATTTGAATATTGATTTGGACGTTGTCAGGGGCCGGCAATGCCGGTATTAG